One Oenanthe melanoleuca isolate GR-GAL-2019-014 chromosome 3, OMel1.0, whole genome shotgun sequence DNA segment encodes these proteins:
- the SLC30A10 gene encoding calcium/manganese antiporter SLC30A10 isoform X2 produces the protein MGRYSGRSIRLILMCVLSLAIFAVEISVAYVGNSLSLASDAFAVLSHLISMIVGLCGVRFSRVRWHKASTYGFSRADVLGAFGNSVFATALMFSIFVEAVKRFINPQKTEKELLVLIIGASGLGFNVLNYVIFMECCYCRAPPGDSETGDSPNDQKSPEVGSEKKKEKKSEALNIRGVLLHVMGDALGSVVVVVTAAIFYVRPLGDAPCNWQCYIDPSLTIVMVFIILSSAFPLIKETSTILLQMVPKGVDMQLLTDRLARVPGVSSLHEVHVWELASGKNIATLHIKCQTPSDYQDASYKMRKIFHEAGVHSVTIQPEYADHKTLHLQCSSPCISKACDSQLCCSQREPPRAETNGCREKSASCLPAQHRDSGSRKSDVEIPVEDPVAEERVKNCDVSDDKSQLGSTRF, from the exons ATGGGTCGCTACTCCGGCCGCAGCATCCGCCTCATCCTCATGTGCGTGCTGAGCCTGGCCATCTTCGCCGTGGAGATCTCGGTGGCCTACGTGGGCAACTCCCTGTCGCTGGCCTCGGACGCCTTCGCTGTGCTGTCCCACCTGATCTCCATGATCGTGGGGCTGTGCGGCGTGCGCTTCAGCCGCGTGCGGTGGCACAAGGCCAGCACCTACGGATTCAGCCGGGCCGACGTGCTGGGCGCCTTCGGCAACTCCGTCTTCGCCACCGCCCTCATGTTCAGCATCTTCGTGGAGGCCGTCAAGAGGTTCATCAACCCTCAGAAGACTGAGAAAGAGCTGCTGGTCCTCATTATTGGGGCTTCGGGTCTGGGCTTCAACGTGTTGAACTACGTTATCTTCATGGAGTGCTGCTATTGCCGCGCGCCCCCCGGGGACTCCGAAACAG GTGATTCACCAAACGACCAAAAGAGCCCTGAAGTGGggtctgagaagaaaaaagagaaaaagtctGAAGCCCTGAACATCAGAG GTGTTCTTTTGCATGTTATGGGAGATGCACTTGGATCTGTGGTCGTGGTAGTTACTGCTGCTATCTTCTATGTACGTCCTCTGGGGGATGCTCCTTGTAATTGGCAGTGCTACATTGATCCAAGCCTGACAATAGTCATGGTGTTCATCATCTTGTCTTCTGCATTCCCACTTATAAAGGAGACCTCAACTATTCTGTTGCAGATGGTCCCCAAAGGTGTTGATATGCAGCTACTGA CTGACAGACTAGCTCGTGTACCAGGGGTTAGCAGCCTCCACGAGGTGCACGTCTGGGAGCTTGCAAGTGGAAAGAACATTGCCACCCTTCACATCAAGTGCCAAACCCCTTCTGATTACCAGGATGCTTCTTACAAGATGAGGAAGATTTTCCACGAGGCAGGAGTGCACTCTGTGACCATCCAGCCCGAGTATGCTGACCACAAGACCTTacacctgcagtgcagctcGCCCTGCATCTCCAAAGCCTGTGactctcagctgtgctgcagccagagggaGCCCCCCCGGGCTGAAACCAATGGCTGCAGGGAGAAAAGTGCAAGCTGccttcctgctcagcacagagacagTGGTTCAAGGAAAAGTGACGTGGAAATCCCTGTGGAGGACCCGGTGGCAGAGGAGAGAGTGAAAAATTGTGACGTGTCTGATGACAAATCACAGCTGGGTAGTACAAGATTTTAG
- the SLC30A10 gene encoding calcium/manganese antiporter SLC30A10 isoform X1, with the protein MGRYSGKTCRLIFMLVLTAGFFVAELVSGYLGNSIALVSDSFNMLSDLISLCVGLSTGRIARRSRRGPRATYGYSRAEAVGALSNAVFLTALCFTILVDSVLRLARPEPIDDAQLVLIVGTLGLAVNIVGLLVFQDWGSCCRGRRRCPAPAAAAALPDGEEDGAGDSPNDQKSPEVGSEKKKEKKSEALNIRGVLLHVMGDALGSVVVVVTAAIFYVRPLGDAPCNWQCYIDPSLTIVMVFIILSSAFPLIKETSTILLQMVPKGVDMQLLTDRLARVPGVSSLHEVHVWELASGKNIATLHIKCQTPSDYQDASYKMRKIFHEAGVHSVTIQPEYADHKTLHLQCSSPCISKACDSQLCCSQREPPRAETNGCREKSASCLPAQHRDSGSRKSDVEIPVEDPVAEERVKNCDVSDDKSQLGSTRF; encoded by the exons ATGGGGCGGTACTCGGGCAAGACCTGCCGCCTCATCTTCATGCTGGTGCTCACCGCCGGCTTCTTCGTGGCCGAGCTGGTGTCCGGCTACCTGGGCAACTCCATCGCGCTGGTGTCCGACTCCTTCAACATGCTGTCGGACCTCATCTCGCTGTGCGTGGGGCTCTCCACCGGGCGCATCgcccgccgcagccgccgcggCCCCCGCGCCACCTACGGCTACAGCCGCGCCGAGGCGGTGGGAGCGCTCAGCAACGCCGTCTTCCTCACCGCGCTCTGCTTCACCATCCTCGTCGACTCCGTCCTGCGCCTCGCCCGCCCCGAGCCCATCGACGACGCCCAGCTGGTGCTCATCGTCGGCACCCTGGGCCTGGCCGTCAACATCGTGGGGCTCCTCGTCTTCCAGGactggggctcctgctgccgcgggcggcggcgctgccccgctcctgccgcggccgccgcgctGCCGGACGGCGAGGAGGATGGAGCAG GTGATTCACCAAACGACCAAAAGAGCCCTGAAGTGGggtctgagaagaaaaaagagaaaaagtctGAAGCCCTGAACATCAGAG GTGTTCTTTTGCATGTTATGGGAGATGCACTTGGATCTGTGGTCGTGGTAGTTACTGCTGCTATCTTCTATGTACGTCCTCTGGGGGATGCTCCTTGTAATTGGCAGTGCTACATTGATCCAAGCCTGACAATAGTCATGGTGTTCATCATCTTGTCTTCTGCATTCCCACTTATAAAGGAGACCTCAACTATTCTGTTGCAGATGGTCCCCAAAGGTGTTGATATGCAGCTACTGA CTGACAGACTAGCTCGTGTACCAGGGGTTAGCAGCCTCCACGAGGTGCACGTCTGGGAGCTTGCAAGTGGAAAGAACATTGCCACCCTTCACATCAAGTGCCAAACCCCTTCTGATTACCAGGATGCTTCTTACAAGATGAGGAAGATTTTCCACGAGGCAGGAGTGCACTCTGTGACCATCCAGCCCGAGTATGCTGACCACAAGACCTTacacctgcagtgcagctcGCCCTGCATCTCCAAAGCCTGTGactctcagctgtgctgcagccagagggaGCCCCCCCGGGCTGAAACCAATGGCTGCAGGGAGAAAAGTGCAAGCTGccttcctgctcagcacagagacagTGGTTCAAGGAAAAGTGACGTGGAAATCCCTGTGGAGGACCCGGTGGCAGAGGAGAGAGTGAAAAATTGTGACGTGTCTGATGACAAATCACAGCTGGGTAGTACAAGATTTTAG